agaaagctTTTCCAGCATGTGTTATAGCAAATGGAACCATCAAGGTGGGTAGATTACCAGCCACTCTCTGTAATGCTACCTATTCGTACTGTCCACCAACAGATGAGAGACAATGCCTGACCTGCCTCAAAAATATTGCTTGTTATAATAATCTAACTGTACGGAGGAAAGAATGTCAGTCTGACCTGgcctacagaatacagatggacACTGGAGAGCTGAGTCAGTGCTCACGAGTAGCACCAGGACCCAAGGGAACAAGAGTGTTAGCGGATTGGTATTtcatctgtggtcacaaagcATACATGTCCCTTCCCCCAGATTGGGGAGGCCTGTGTAGTGTTGCATATGTGTCAGATCAtgtctttttcatgcagtaCCAGGCCAGTCATCCACATCACAAGACGAAGCGACAGGTTGGAGAGTGGCTCACGAGCCATTCAGAAGTCCCAGAGGAGCTCCGGATTTGGGGAGTCGGAGCAAAGATTGCCCAGTCTATCTTTCCAGGAATTGGACTAGGATTTGTGCGTGaccaagtggaaataaatcGCTATGCACTATTACGTCTGGTAAATACAACTATAGCTCTAGGACAAggaactttaaaagagttaagttCACTCAGAGCAATGGTGATGCAAAATAGAATAGTATTAGATCTTTTGACAGCGTCCCAGGGTGGCGTGTGTAAGATTATTGGTAAGACATGTTGTACTTACATCCCAGATGAAGATAATGCTGGTGGAGCCATAAGGGAGGCActcgacagactgactgaattacAGAAATATGTACAACAGCACACTCAGGAAAGCCAGAGTGATTGGTTTTCCTGGCTAAATGCGGGAACTTGGTGGCAGGTATTGTTGAAATGCCTGactcctgttttgtgtgtgttagtgttgatttgtgtgtttacaatgtGTATTCTACCCTGCATCAG
The window above is part of the Archocentrus centrarchus isolate MPI-CPG fArcCen1 chromosome 14, fArcCen1, whole genome shotgun sequence genome. Proteins encoded here:
- the LOC115791560 gene encoding uncharacterized protein LOC115791560; the protein is MAPFCSLIIIFSVSTLLILRGTSSLNYTQYPHEYATNEWWQLMNVTAHVNNWTNCYVCAHMPVAGHKTGLRPYNVSWEHSWCLYGLATHPGRRAKWSEANFTSILNVKGISSPINRNCSMLTDLLTWPQLANPLLEVLMLNHLPEKAFPACVIANGTIKVGRLPATLCNATYSYCPPTDERQCLTCLKNIACYNNLTVRRKECQSDLAYRIQMDTGELSQCSRVAPGPKGTRVLADWYFICGHKAYMSLPPDWGGLCSVAYVSDHVFFMQYQASHPHHKTKRQVGEWLTSHSEVPEELRIWGVGAKIAQSIFPGIGLGFVRDQVEINRYALLRLVNTTIALGQGTLKELSSLRAMVMQNRIVLDLLTASQGGVCKIIGKTCCTYIPDEDNAGGAIREALDRLTELQKYVQQHTQESQSDWFSWLNAGTWWQVLLKCLTPVLCVLVLICVFTMCILPCIRSMITKIFTGYVVSYLQLQMVDQDAEMPEDIL